From Nicotiana tabacum cultivar K326 chromosome 22, ASM71507v2, whole genome shotgun sequence, one genomic window encodes:
- the LOC107789743 gene encoding uncharacterized protein LOC107789743 yields MAGLSRGSKIFQQNLKLTQLGKTGQIDEAIKVFNRITHPNTVTYNSMISVYAKNGRIYDARKMFDKMRLKNLVSWNTMINGYLFNGQVDKACELFDKMPERDHFTYALMITCFARNEELEKARNVFESLPDKSNVACWNAMLTGYSKAGRLNDARKMFDEMPIKNLVSWNSILSGYTQNGEMEFGVKFFEEMEEKDIISWNLLLDGFIGVGNLDSAKEVFAKIPYPNVVSRVTMLSGFARYGMVSAAERIFEQMPEKNEVAWNAMLAAYVQNGTIDMAASLFNKMSQRNAVAYTTMIDGYVRAGKLKEARDLLDSMPLKNVGARTAMISGYIQNNRVDEARRVFDRTATRDVVCWNTMIAGYAQCGRIDEALDLFKKMEPKSIVVWNTMIAGYAQVGQVEKALEMFEKMGERNVISWNSLISGYTQNGFYVDALKHFIMMARDGKKPDQSTFASVLSSCSNLAAEHIGKQIHQVVIKTGYVKNLSACNALIITYAKCGNIFDAEKMFKDVENADIVSWNSLLAGYALNGYGKEAVKLFEGMEETEVVPDEVTFVSVLSACKHAGLSDAGANLFEHMTKKYSINPSSEHYACMVDLLGRAGRLEDAFRLIKDMKTKVTPEMWGALFGACRMHNNLKIAGCAIVKLLELEPQTSTNLVVLSNMYADLGRWGDVERVRETIKKSGAGRLPGCSWIEDRKQLLVFLCGDDTSPQAAENFNVLLTLTAQMMDMCHIPPMTSFGLDFDD; encoded by the coding sequence ATGGCAGGTTTAAGCCGAGGAAGCAAAATCTTCCAACAAAATCTGAAGTTAACACAGTTAGGTAAAACGGGTCAAATAGATGAAGCCATTAAAGTATTCAATAGAATCACACACCCAAATACTGTCACCTACAACTCCATGATCTCTGTCTATGCGAAAAATGGCAGAATATATGATGCACGCAAGATGTTCGACAAAATGCGGCTCAAAAATTTGGTCTCTTGGAATACAATGATTAATGGGTATTTGTTTAATGGCCAGGTTGATAAAGCATGTGaactgtttgataaaatgcctgaAAGAGACCATTTCACTTATGCATTGATGATTACTTGTTTTGCGCGTAATGAGGAGCTTGAAAAGGCTAGAAATGTGTTTGAGTCACTTCCTGATAAAAGTAATGTAGCTTGTTGGAATGCAATGCTTACAGGGTATTCAAAAGCTGGAAGGTTAAATGATGCTAGGAAAATGTTTGATGAAATGCCAATAAAGAATTTAGTTTCATGGAATTCGATCCTGTCAGGGTATACCCAGAATGGGGAAATGGAATTTGGAGTGAAGTTTTTCGAGGAGATGGAAGAGAAGGATATCATTTCTTGGAATTTATTATTGGACGGGTTTATTGGGGTTGGGAATTTGGATTCTGCTAAAGAGGTTTTTGCCAAGATTCCTTATCCAAATGTTGTTTCACGGGTGACAATGCTGAGTGGATTTGCAAGATATGGGATGGTATCAGCAGCTGAAAGGATTTTTGAGCAAATGCCAGAGAAAAATGAGGTTGCTTGGAATGCCATGTTAGCTGCATATGTCCAGAATGGCACAATTGACATGGCTGCTTCATTATTTAATAAAATGTCCCAGCGGAATGCCGTGGCTTACACAACCATGATTGATGGTTATGTTCGTGCTGGAAAGCTCAAAGAAGCAAGGGATTTGTTGGATAGTATGCCGCTCAAAAATGTTGGTGCACGAACAGCAATGATTTCAGGGTACATCCAAAACAATAGGGTGGATGAAGCTCGTCGCGTATTTGATCGAACTGCTACTCGCGATGTTGTTTGTTGGAATACAATGATTGCAGGCTATGCTCAATGTGGAAGAATTGATGAAGCTTTAGATCTGTTTAAAAAGATGGAACCAAAGAGCATAGTTGTTTGGAATACCATGATAGCAGGTTATGCTCAGGTGGGACAAGTGGAAAAAGCACTTGAGATGTTTGAGAAGATGGGAGAAAGAAATGTAATTTCTTGGAACTCTCTAATTTCAGGTTATACACAAAATGGTTTCTATGTAGATGCGCTTAAACATTTTATCATGATGGCACGTGATGGCAAGAAACCAGATCAGTCTACGTTTGCGTCAGTATTAAGTTCATGTTCCAATCTTGCAGCTGAGCATATAGGGAAGCAAATTCACCAAGTGGTAATAAAAACCggttatgtgaaaaatttgtCAGCTTGTAACGCTTTAATAATTACGTATGCAAAGTGTGGAAATATCTTTGATGCAGAAAAGATGTTTAAAGATGTTGAAAATGCTGATATTGTATCCTGGAATTCGTTGCTTGCTGGATATGCTTTAAATGGATATGGTAAGGAGGCTGTCAAACTTTTCGAAGGGATGGAAGAAACGGAAGTGGTTCCTGATGAAGTGACGTTTGTTAGTGTTTTATCTGCATGTAAGCATGCTGGCTTGAGTGATGCTGGTGCAAATTTGTTTGAGCACATGACCAAAAAGTATTCTATCAATCCTTCATCTGAACATTATGCTTGCATGGTTGACTTACTTGGGCGAGCAGGGAGGTTAGAAGATGCTTTCCGTTTAATTAAGGATATGAAAACAAAAGTCACTCCAGAAATGTGGGGTGCCCTATTTGGGGCTTGTCGCATGCATAATAATCTAAAGATCGCTGGCTGTGCTATTGTGAAGCTTCTTGAACTTGAACCTCAAACATCTACGAATTTGGTTGTCTTATCAAACATGTATGCTGACCTTGGAAGATGGGGTGATGTGGAGAGAGTTAGGGAAACAATAAAAAAGAGTGGAGCAGGTAGACTACCTGGATGTAGCTGGATTGAGGATAGAAAACAGTTGCTTGTTTTTCTTTGTGGTGATGATACTTCACCACAGGCAGCGGAGAATTTTAACGTGTTATTAACCTTAACTGCACAGATGATG